A window of Xiphophorus hellerii strain 12219 chromosome 7, Xiphophorus_hellerii-4.1, whole genome shotgun sequence contains these coding sequences:
- the LOC116722835 gene encoding ribosyldihydronicotinamide dehydrogenase [quinone]-like, producing the protein MANKSLIVYAHQSSGSFNAAAKNAAVEVLTAQGCTVEVSDLCAMSFKATATAEDIKGDLKNAENFCYLDESKLAWEQEKLSDDITKEQAKLAEADLVIFQFPMYWFSVPGILKGWFDWVLTNGFAFSQEKPYSLETFKQINLT; encoded by the exons ATGG caaacaaaTCACTGATTGTGTATGCTCACCAGAGCTCTGGCTCATTCAATGCTGCAGCTAAAAATGCTGCTGTGGAGGTTCTGACTGctcagggctgcacagtggaagTCTCTGACCTGTGTGCCATGAGTTTTAAAGCCACTGCTACAGCTGAGGACATCAAAG GAGACTTGAAGAATGCTGAGAACTTCTGTTATCTTGATGAATCCAAACTTGCATGGGAGCAAGAAAAACTTTCAGATGACATCACAAAGGAGCAAGCTAAGCTAGCTGAGGCAGATTTGGTCATCTTTCAG TTCCCCATGTACTGGTTCAGTGTTCCTGGCATCCTGAAGGGCTGGTTTGATTGGGTGCTCACCAATGGCTTTGCCTTTTCACAAGAGAAACCCTACAGCCTGGAAACCTTCAAG CAAATCAACCTGACCTGA
- the ackr3a gene encoding atypical chemokine receptor 3a, which yields MSLSATELEELWESFGELNVSDSFSNISRVDVMVCTTAFNRTALLYSMCVLYSFIFIIGLAANGLVLWVNIRAQRDSTPRHETHMYIAHLAVADLCVCVTLPVWVSSLAQHGHWPFGEVACKLTHLLFSVNLFGSIFFLACMSVDRYLSVMQHREEGGARRKLIRRAACFGVWLLALVASSPETYFLRAVKSVHGDTMMCRPEYPEENHREWMVGVQLSFILLGFVLPFPVIAVFYALLARAFSRSSSSSSSSSHLEQERRVSRRVILAYIVIFLACWGPYHAALLVDALSQLGLVPLTCGLENVLYVALHLTQCLSLLHCCFNPILYNFINRNYRYDLMKAFIFKYSTRTGLARLIETNNMSETEYSAVENPPLI from the coding sequence ATGAGCCTTAGTGCCACTGAGCTGGAGGAGCTGTGGGAGTCCTTTGGAGAGCTGAATGTCTCTGACAGCTTCAGCAACATATCAAGAGTGGATGTGATGGTGTGTACCACAGCTTTTAACCGCACTGCTCTGCTGTACTCCATGTGCGTCCTCTACTCTTTTATCTTCATTATCGGACTGGCTGCCAATGGTCTGGTCCTCTGGGTGAACATCCGTGCCCAAAGAGACTCCACGCCTCGCCATGAGACGCATATGTACATTGCTCACCTAGCGGTTGCAGATTTATGCGTGTGCGTCACTCTACCTGTGTGGGTGAGCTCCCTGGCCCAACATGGCCACTGGCCATTTGGCGAAGTGGCATGCAAGCTCACGCACCTGCTATTCTCTGTGAACCTCTTTGGCAGCATCTTCTTCCTGGCCTGCATGAGCGTGGACCGCTACCTAAGCGTGATGCagcacagagaggagggaggcgCTCGCAGGAAGTTGATCCGTCGAGCTGCATGTTTTGGGGTGTGGCTTCTGGCTTTGGTGGCGTCTTCTCCTGAAACCTACTTCCTGCGTGCTGTGAAGTCGGTGCACGGAGACACTATGATGTGCAGGCCGGAGTATCCAGAAGAAAACCACAGGGAGTGGATGGTGGGAGTGCAGCTCAGCTTCATCCTGCTGGGCTTTGTTCTTCCCTTTCCTGTCATTGCAGTGTTTTACGCTTTACTAGCCAGAGCTTTCAGTcgctcttcttcctcatcttcatcatcttcccATTTGGAGCAGGAGCGCCGTGTGAGCCGCAGGGTAATTCTGGCCTACATTGTGATTTTCCTGGCCTGCTGGGGGCCCTATCACGCTGCTCTGCTGGTTGACGCACTGTCACAACTGGGTCTGGTGCCACTGACTTGTGGCCTGGAGAACGTGCTCTATGTGGCCTTGCACCTCACCCAGTGCCTGTCCCTGCTCCACTGCTGTTTCAACCCCATTCTCTACAACTTTATCAATCGAAACTACCGCTACGACCTCATGAAGGCCTTCATTTTCAAATACTCAACTCGAACGGGCTTGGCACGTCTTATTGAGACTAATAACATGTCAGAGACTGAATACTCGGCTGTAGAAAACCCACCACTGATCTGA
- the LOC116722836 gene encoding LOW QUALITY PROTEIN: ribosyldihydronicotinamide dehydrogenase [quinone]-like (The sequence of the model RefSeq protein was modified relative to this genomic sequence to represent the inferred CDS: inserted 2 bases in 1 codon) gives MAAKNVLIVYAHQSSGSFNAAAKNAAVEVLTAQGCTVEVSDLCAMSFKATATAEDIKGDLKNFDNFCYLDESKLAWEQGKLSDDITKEQAKLAEADLVIFQFPMYWFSVPGILKGWFDRVLTNGFAFSQEKPYSLETFKDKKAMLSFTTGSLESMFSPTGINGDMNVTLWPLQNSILHYCGFQVLAPQIFWAPALVXMLESWHTRLQGLLEEKTLSFTALDCFDEKTFQLKPDVHEKHTSKEFGLTVGVHPNKPLPPHSQMKAGC, from the exons ATGG CAGCAAAGAACGTGCTGATTGTGTATGCTCACCAGAGCTCTGGATCATTCAATGCTGCAGCTAAAAATGCTGCTGTGGAGGTTCTGACTGctcagggctgcacagtggaagTCTCTGACCTGTGTGCCATGAGTTTTAAAGCCACTGCTACAGCTGAGGACATCAAAG GAGACTTGAAGAATTTTGATAACTTCTGTTATCTTGATGAATCCAAACTTGCATGGGAGCAGGGAAAACTTTCAGATGACATCACAAAGGAGCAAGCTAAGCTAGCTGAGGCAGATTTGGTCATCTTTCAG TTCCCCATGTACTGGTTCAGTGTTCCTGGCATCCTGAAGGGCTGGTTTGATCGGGTGCTCACCAATGGCTTTGCCTTTTCACAAGAGAAACCCTACAGCCTGGAAACCTTCAAG GACAAGAAAGCCATGCTGTCCTTCACCACTGGGTCTCTAGAATCCATGTTCAGTCCAACTGGTATTAATGGAGACATGAACGTCACACTGTGGCCACTGCAG AACAGCATCCTGCACTACTGTGGCTTCCAGGTTCTGGCCCCTCAGATCTTCTGGGCTCCGGCTCTTGT GATGCTGGAGAGTTGGCACACACGACTGCAAGGCTTGCTGGAGGAGAAGACCCTGTCCTTCACTGCCTTGGACTGTTTTGATGAGAAGACTTTCCAGTTGAAGCCTGATGTCCATGAGAAACATACCAGCAAAGAGTTTGGTCTGACTGTGGGCGTCCACCCGAACAAACCACTGCCACCTCACAGCCAGATGAAGGCTGGATGCTGA